GCGTACTGGCGATGGCCTTCGCGCAACTTGACCAGGATGTCCGTGCCGCCTGCGATTGGTATGGAAAATGGGTCTTCGGCCAGCAGTCGAACTGCATCAGCCACGCTTTCCGCTCTTCTGTACCGCTCAACCGCGAACATGATGTCCGCTCCTTGCCCGCAGAGCTTTCGCCCCACGCGCCACAAAACCCGTCCCTTCCAGACAATAAGCTAACCCATTGCGGGGTCTGGGGGGATCATCTCCCCAGCGGGTGCAGGGCAGAGCCCTGCCGGGGGTTTGGGGGCGGCGCCCCCATCTCTCGCGGTTCATATCAACCCCGCCTGCTTGAAATGCTTAAAAAGCGCCTTGGGCGTCATGGGTATTTCGTCCACCCTTACTCCCGTCGCATCCCACACGGCGTTGCGGATGGCCGGAGCCGGGGAGAGAAGCGGCGGTTCGCCGAGCGACTTGCTGCCGAAGGCGGAGCTTGGCTCGTTGGTCTCCACGAAATCCGCGCCCAGGTCCGGCAGGTCCATGCAGGTGGGCACCTTGTAGTCCAACAGGTTGTTGTTCAACACCAGGCCCGTCTTCTGGTCCACCAGGAGTTCCTCGGCCAGGGCCCAGCCGATGCCCATGGCCACGCCGCCATGCACCTGGCCTTCGGCCAACTGGCGGTTCATGACCATGCCCGCGTCGTGCACGTTCAGGATGTCCGTGACCCGGGCCCGGCACAACGGGATGTCCACCTCCACCTGGGCGAAGGTGCAGCCAAAGGATGGCGGATTGGCCTGGGCCTTGTGCGAGCACTCGCCGAACAGCTGACCACCCCGGTGGACGTGATAGAAGGCGTCCATGGCAACTTCCTCAAAAGAGGCCAGGGCCTGCCCGTCGCCGACCACCACCGCGTCTTCAATGTCCAGGGAAGAAGCGTCGTGCCCGGTCATCTTGGCGGCGTGTTCCAGGATGCGATCTCTCAGCTGCGAGGCCGCGCCCTTGACCGCCGGGGCCGCTGTAAAGGTCTGGCGGGAGGCAAACGCGCCGGGATCGAAAGGCGTGAGGTCCGTGTCCTGGGTGGACACGACATTCACATGCCCTACTGGCACCCCGAGGACCTGGGCGGCCATCTGGGCAAACACGGTGTCCGCGCCCTGGCCTATCTCCGTGGCTCCGGCCATGAGCTGCACGGTGCCGTCCTGGTTCAAAAGCACGCGCGCACCGGAGATTTCGGCGGAAATCGGATACACCCCGGTGTTGAAGCTGAAGCAGGCTACTCCCACCCCGCGGCGCAACGGGCCCGAGCGCTGGCAGGCAACGCGGCGTTCATCCCATTTGAAGGCTTCGCGCCCCTTGCGCAGGCACTCTGCGATGCCATGGGTGGTAATGACCCGTTTGTTGAGCGGATTTGGCTCTCCCGGAAGCCCCACATTTTGAAGCCTGAATTCAAGCGGATCCATGCCGAGCTGGCGGGCGGCCTGCTCGGCCATGCAGTCCAGGGCGAAATGAACCTGGGGCGAGCCGTAGCCGCGCATGGCCCCAGCCACGGGCAGATTGGTGTAGACCGTGGACGCCTTGAAGCCAAAGGCCGCGCGCGGATAGAGCGAAGGACACTTAGCCCCCCCGGCGGACACGATGGAATGGCCATGGGAGGCGTAGCCCCCGGTGTTGGAGACAACGTCCAGGCTCACGGCGGTGATGCGGCCCTGGCTGGTAACGCCCAAACGGCCGGAAATGTCGAAGGCGTGGCGGGTGCGCGTGGCCAGCATGCATTCTTCCCGGGAAAGCGCCATCTTCACGGGCAGACCACCCAGCTTCACAGTAAGAAATGCCACGATGGGCTCGATCAACACGTCCTGCTTGGCCCCGAACCCGCCGCCCACGCAGGGTTTCACCACGCGGATCCGGCTCCAGGGCAGCCCCAAGGCCTGGGCCACCACCCGGCGGCAAATGTGGGGAATCTGGGTGGAAGACACTATGGAGATGCGCTTTTCGTCCTCCATCCAGGCATAGGCGGTGTGGTTTTCCAGATGGCAGTGTTGCACCACCGGAGTGCGGTAGAACCCGGACACCGTCACCTCCGCCTGGGCAAGCAGGGCTTCGGGATCGCCACCGCAGACGAACTGATGGGATTTGAGAAGATTCCCTCCCGGATGGATGGGCGAAGCCCCAGGAGCCAGAGCAGCTTCTGCAGTGGTCATCACCGGCAGTTCTTCGTACTCCACTTCCACCAGACGCGCGGCCTGTTCGGCCGTCAGCTCGTCGCGAGCCACCACCACGGCCACCTCGTCTCCGTGATGGCGGACGTGGCGGGTGAGCAAGAGCTTGTCCGCAACGTCGCGGTGCCCGGGATCAAGATGCCAGGGGTGGCCAGCGGTGGGAAACACAATGTCCGGCACGTCCTCGAAGGTGAACACCGCCTCCACCCCGGGCAGTGCCAAGGCTTTCGACGTATCGATTCGCCGGACCATGCCGTGGGCGATGGGGGAACGCACGAACTTGGCATGGCGCATGCCGGGCATGGTCAGGTCGTCGGTGTAGCGGGCGCGGCCGGTCACTTTGGCCGGACCGTCCACACGCCTTACGGAATCGCCAACGGCCATACGGCCTCCTCCTCGCTGTTTTGGACGCCCGGACCTGAGTTGAACCTTTCCAGGACAGCTTCCAGCACTCCGCCGCCAACGGCCAGGGCCTTGTCCGAAACCCGGTCGCAGGCGACCTGGTCCCCCCTGGGGTCCACGTCCCCCACCTTGAGCCCGGCGGTAACCGGCGACAGATTGGGCAGTATACCCCTCAGCACCCCGGAGATCACCGAGACCACGGGCCTTCCGGCCACCAATCCGACGGTTTCACCCGCCCTCACGGCGTGGCCGACATCCAGGCATGTCTCGAAAATTCCTTCAACGGGCGCACGCAGCACGCGCTCTGTGGTGTAGCCCATCACCATGCCGGGGATTCCCGTATTAGGAAGGGCCGCGCCAGTGGCTACCACCCGGCCCAGGCCGGACCCCCGATGTGTCTCAACGACACGGTGGCAGTCGCTCCCCGCTGTAAAACCAGGGCCCAGACCGACCACAAGCGGCGCGTCCCGCATGGATGTCCCCAGGTTGCGCTTGGCCATGACCGCGTCCACCAGCACGTCGGGCTTCAGGAGTTCAAGCGAAGCGGCAAGTGGGTCCACCAGGATGGGCAGGTTTCCTTCAGCCAGCACTCTGTTCACGTCCTCAACACCATGGGCCAATTCGGCCGTCATCCCTTCCACCGTGTGCCGCCCCAGACGTACGGCTTCACTAAACGATGCCATGCGCCGCACGGCCATGGGGTTGTCGCGCTCCAGCATAACCAGGCGGGTGAACCCGGAACGAACAAGGCGCAGGGCCACTCCGGTGGCCAGGTCGCCAGCGCCACGGATGACTATACGCAGTTTGTTCAGCACGGCTCTCCCAGTGAAAAGGGCAACGCCCTGGAGGCGAGAACATACAGAACCGCCGTCTGGGCCGCCAGGGCCAGATCAGCCTGTTCGACGCCAGGAAGAAGCTCCACCCGCAGGGCCTGGAACGATCCGTGGGACAGCAGCGCACGGGCCTCGGGAGTTGCCACGAGCAGGCCAGCAGCATCTTCATTGACGGTTACGCACCGCCTGTCCAGCAAAGCCTCCATCCGGCCTGGCCCGCTGAACCACGCGCCCTCGCCCGATGCCTCGAAGCTCGCCTTGGAGAGGTGCATGCGGAATTTGTCCTTGTAGGGCGCACCAGCAGTCGGGCAGAAACTCGCACAATTGCCGCACTCGTTGCAGAAATCCGCCAGGTTCACCACCTGATAAAGCTGCGCTGCCGAAGCGCTCCCAAGGGTTTCGACACGCACTCCATCGCTTGATTGCACCGCCCGTTGCAGTGGGTAGACCAGGTTCCCGCCCGGCAGGGCGATGTTGGCCCTGTTGGGGCAGACGGTCACGCAGACGCCGCACACCTTGTCGCACCCCAGGCATCGCGAGGCCTCCATGCGGACATCGTTCGCTGTGTCAGCGGCTTGCCCGGCAAAACGGCGGGTAGCCTTGGCCAATGCCAAACCTTGGAAGTCAATGGTGGAATCTTCTCGTGGGGCCTCGGGCAAAACAGCAAGCAGGCCACGAGATTTCAAAAAACGCACGGCCGTTTCCCGCCCTCTGCCAACTGCCGCGGCCAGCCCTCCCGGCCCGTTGGCTGTGCCGAGAGTGTCCAGGGCGTTCTCGGGAGCGTCGCCCTGGCGTAGGGCGATGCCCAGGGACACGATGGCGTCCTTATCCTTCGCCCCCTCAGCGCCAGCCAAAAGCTTCGCGTCGCGAGACGGACATGGCCCGTACACGGTCACGTCCACCCCGGCCAAGGCGAGATAATACGCGCAACACAGACCCTCGATGCCTGAGCCTCTTAAGGCAACGGACACACCCGCCGGCTCGGCCCTGCCCTGGCGGGCGTCGTGTTCTTTAACCCTGGCCACACCCTTCTTCACCGCCCGGATGCGCAACGGTTCGTCGTAGTTGATGCGGGTGCAGCGCGGCTGGCAGAGCCGATCACACACGGAGCCCAGAAGGTTCGGGAACGGATTGGTGGCCAGTATGGTTGCAAGGGCCAGGTCGAACCGCCCCGCAGCCGCAAATCCCATGTACCGGGGAATATCCTGCCCGGCGGAGCATCCCTGCACGCACGGAGCCTGGGCGCAGTCGAACCGGGTGAGTTTCCGGCCTGATTTAATGAGCGGATACGGGTGAGCACTCTTGCGGTAGCGCGGGTCCTTGGCGGCACTCTCGGCATAGGCCGCAAGGTCCACCGGAACCGTTCCGCGCATAGTCTCCACGCACTGGCGCAGGCGGCCGTACCCTCCGGGTTTTAAAAGGTCCGTGCAGATGGTCACGGGGGTGAGCCCGGCTCCGACCACCTGAGCCACGTT
This genomic interval from Desulfovibrio sp. contains the following:
- the xdhA gene encoding xanthine dehydrogenase molybdenum-binding subunit XdhA, with the protein product MAVGDSVRRVDGPAKVTGRARYTDDLTMPGMRHAKFVRSPIAHGMVRRIDTSKALALPGVEAVFTFEDVPDIVFPTAGHPWHLDPGHRDVADKLLLTRHVRHHGDEVAVVVARDELTAEQAARLVEVEYEELPVMTTAEAALAPGASPIHPGGNLLKSHQFVCGGDPEALLAQAEVTVSGFYRTPVVQHCHLENHTAYAWMEDEKRISIVSSTQIPHICRRVVAQALGLPWSRIRVVKPCVGGGFGAKQDVLIEPIVAFLTVKLGGLPVKMALSREECMLATRTRHAFDISGRLGVTSQGRITAVSLDVVSNTGGYASHGHSIVSAGGAKCPSLYPRAAFGFKASTVYTNLPVAGAMRGYGSPQVHFALDCMAEQAARQLGMDPLEFRLQNVGLPGEPNPLNKRVITTHGIAECLRKGREAFKWDERRVACQRSGPLRRGVGVACFSFNTGVYPISAEISGARVLLNQDGTVQLMAGATEIGQGADTVFAQMAAQVLGVPVGHVNVVSTQDTDLTPFDPGAFASRQTFTAAPAVKGAASQLRDRILEHAAKMTGHDASSLDIEDAVVVGDGQALASFEEVAMDAFYHVHRGGQLFGECSHKAQANPPSFGCTFAQVEVDIPLCRARVTDILNVHDAGMVMNRQLAEGQVHGGVAMGIGWALAEELLVDQKTGLVLNNNLLDYKVPTCMDLPDLGADFVETNEPSSAFGSKSLGEPPLLSPAPAIRNAVWDATGVRVDEIPMTPKALFKHFKQAGLI
- a CDS encoding EF2563 family selenium-dependent molybdenum hydroxylase system protein, which encodes MRIVIRGAGDLATGVALRLVRSGFTRLVMLERDNPMAVRRMASFSEAVRLGRHTVEGMTAELAHGVEDVNRVLAEGNLPILVDPLAASLELLKPDVLVDAVMAKRNLGTSMRDAPLVVGLGPGFTAGSDCHRVVETHRGSGLGRVVATGAALPNTGIPGMVMGYTTERVLRAPVEGIFETCLDVGHAVRAGETVGLVAGRPVVSVISGVLRGILPNLSPVTAGLKVGDVDPRGDQVACDRVSDKALAVGGGVLEAVLERFNSGPGVQNSEEEAVWPLAIP